One region of Polyodon spathula isolate WHYD16114869_AA chromosome 25, ASM1765450v1, whole genome shotgun sequence genomic DNA includes:
- the LOC121299450 gene encoding protein phosphatase 1H-like — protein MISKVKNAMSSFVGGVRANSHHRGSGSAHGHEGEALPPRFPYSRPEFLELTPEDLQYSADHTRRPVLTSGADRKLLWNSGYSEVINAGKSPLNEDQACCRVVCVEKGAPMERSSALQAREDETNGVRFNFWGLFDGHAGTGAAIMASKLLHLHICNELQEIVELLLNPTVAPSIILGEEARPLSSEPRNTSSQEEGGGAQPVERFHQEKAVSLESLIIGAIENAFKQMDKQIERERSAYSITGGCCALAVLYMMGKLYVANAGDSRAIIIRNQEVIPMSSEFTPETERQRLQYLGFLKPELLGNEFTHMEFPRRIQHKELGKKMLFRDHTMTGWAYKTIEEEDLKFPLIYGEGKRARVMATIGVTRGLGDHDLKVYNSNIHIKPFLSCCPEVQVYDVTQNQHSPDDVLVLGSDGLWDVTTDREVADAVSSFLSQFEPSDPMRYSLAAQDLVMRSRGVLKDRGWRLANDRLGSGDDITVFVIPLASQCRES, from the exons ATGATCAGCAAAGTTAAAAACGCAATGTCGAGTTTCGTCGGAGGGGTCCGGGCGAACAGCCATCACCGCGGCTCTGGCTCCGCTCACGGGCACGAAGGAGAAGCGTTGCCCCCGAGGTTTCCGTACTCCCGACCCGAGTTTTTGGAGCTTACACCTGAAGATTTGCAGTACTCCGCTGATCACACCAGGAGACCTGTTTTAACCTCCGGGGCAGATCGGAAACTGCTGTGGAATTCAGGATACTCCGA AGTAATCAACGCTGGAAAGAGCCCCTTGAATGAAGACCAAGCCTGTTGCAGGGTGGTGTGTGTGGAGAAGGGGGCTCCCATGGAGCGCAGCAGCGCACTCCAAGCCAGGGAGGAT GAGACGAATGGGGTCCGGTTTAATTTCTGGGGTTTGTTCGATGGCCACGCTGGTACAGGGGCTGCGATTATGGCCTCCAAGCTTCTGCATCTCCACATTTGCAATGAGCTGCAGGAGATTGTGGAGCTGCTCCTCAACCCCACCGTGGCCCCTTCGATCATCCTGGGGGAGGAAGCCAGACCCCTGTCATCAGAGCCCAGGAACACATCATCCCAGGAGGAGGGGGGCGGCGCCCAGCCGGTGGAACGGTTTCACCAGGAGAAAGCAGTGTCGCTGGAGAGCCTGATCATCGGTGCAATAGAGAACGCTTTCAAACAGATG GATAAGCAGATCGAAAGGGAAAGGAGCGCTTACAGTATCACAGGGGGCTGCTGCGCCCTGGCTGTGCTTTATATGATGGGGAAGCTGTATGTAGCGAATGCAGGAGACAGCAG GGCTATTATCATCCGAAACCAAGAAGTCATCCCAATGTCCAGTGAGTTTACCCCCGAAACTGAGAGGCAGCGGCTGCAGTATTTA GGCTTCTTGAAACCGGAGCTCCTCGGGAATGAGTTCACACACATGGAGTTTCCACGGAGGATCCAGCACAAGGAGCTGGGGAAGAAGATGCTGTTTCGAGATCACACAATGACTGGCTG GGCGTATAAGACCATCGAGGAGGAAGATCTGAAGTTCCCACTTATTTACGGAGAAGGCAAACGG gcGAGGGTGATGGCAACGATAGGAGTGACCCGAGGGCTCGGGGATCATGACCTGAAAGTCTACAACTCCAACATCCACATCAAACCCTTTTTGTCCTGCTGTCCAGAG GTACAGGTGTATGACGTCACTCAGAACCAGCACAGCCCTGACGATGTTCTAGTGCTGGGCAGTGATGGATTGTGGGATGTCACCACAGACAGGGAAGTGGCGGACGCAGTCAGCAGTTTCCTGTCACAGTTTGAACCCAGTGACCCCATGAG GTACTCCTTGGCTGCCCAGGATCTTGTGATGAGGTCACGCGGAGTGCTGAAGGATCGAGGGTGGAGGCTAGCCAATGACAGGCTGGGATCCGGGGATGACATCACGGTGTTTGTGATCCCGTTGGCCAGCCAGTGCCGGGAGAGCTGA